In Acidisarcina polymorpha, the DNA window CATACAGGCGATATTGCCGTCGAGCTTGATGTAGTTGAGGGCGAATTTCGATGCTTCGACCTCGAGCGGGTCTTCCTCGGCGATGTCGCGCAGTTCCTTCAACTCCTTATGGCGGAAGATTGCGTTGTCGTCGAAGTTGATCTTGCAATCGAGGGCAAACAGCTTATCGTCTTTCGTCGTGATGAAGGGGTTGATCTCAAGCAGCGAAGAATCGGTATCGACAAAAGCGTTGTAGAGTCCCTGCATGAATTTGACCGCTTCGTTGATCTGAGTCGGCTTGAGGCCGAGGGCGAAGGCCAACTTGCGCGCCTGGTAGGGCTGGAAACCAATTGCGGGATCAATGTACGCCTTGACGATCGCGTCAGGGTCCTTGGCGGCAACCTCTTCGATCTCCATACCCCCAGCCTTTGAAGCCATGAAGACCAGCTTCGCGGCAGCGCGATCCAGCACAATTCCGAGGTAGAGCTCACGGTCGATTGCAGCCGTCTCTTCGATGAGGAGGCGTTGGACCTTCTGACCTTGAGGACCGGTTTGATGAGTGATCAGCTGCATCCCGAGGATCTGCTTGGCGTACTCCTCGGCCTGATCAATGGTCTTGGCGACCTTGACGCCGCCACCCTTACCGCGGCCGCCGGCGTGGATCTGCGCCTTGACCACGAGGCCTGTGGCTCCGTTAGCCAGCAATCGCTTGCCAACGATAATGGCTTCGTCGAGGGTATTGGCGACCTCCCCCCGGGGAACGGCGACACCGTACTTCGCAAGAATGTCTTTTGCCTGGTACTCGTGAATTTTCATAGTAGGTTCGTCTGCCGCTCGAAATGCTTTTAGGCGGAAAGTCCATACTAGAGCACAGACTAGGAAAAGGAAATCGGCGCCAGGGTCGCGACGAGTGGTTGCGGCCGCCAGATCGTTTCGGGCTGGCTGGCGCGGCCTCGCTTCGGTAGGCTGTCTTGAGTGAGTAATGGCTGATTTTAAAGATCATCTGGAACAGGTTCGGGATCTCGGCACTTCGCTCACGCGTTCCGATGCCAGTTTGGCATTGCAGCAGATGCTGACCGGCGAGGCCCAGGACGACGAAATCGCCGCGTTGTTGACGGCGATGACGAAGCGCGGCGAAACCGTGGCCGAACTGACCGGCTTTGCCGAAGCGATGCGATCGCTCTCTGTTCCCGTGCCATTGACAAACGAAGAACGAAGCCAGCTCGTCGATACTTGTGGAACTGGAGGAGACGGCAAAGGGACGTTCAATATATCGACCGTATCGGCGCTCGTCGCCGCCGGAGCAGGGGCGAAGATCGCCAAGCATGGAAATCGCGGAGTGACATCCAAGTGCGGTTCGGCGGACGTGCTCGAAGCACTTGGCGTCCCAGTGTCCCTCCCCGTCGAGGCAGCGGCCGAATGCCTGCGAACAACGGGTTTTACGTTTCTCTACGCTCCGCTGCTGCATCCAGCCCTCAAGCGTGTTCAGGCGGTCCGAAAGGCGCTCGGTTTTCGGACGATCTTTAATCTAGCCGGGCCGTTATCGAATCCTGCCGAAGCGCGCCAGCAAGTGATGGGTGTTTTTGCGGCCGACAGGGTCGGCCTGGTCGCAGAGTCGATGGCCAACCTTGGCGTTCGCCATGCTTTTGTAGTTCACGGGCTCGATGGACTGGACGAGTTGACGCTTTCCGGAGAGACTCTGCTGGCCGAGGTTCTGGGAACGGAGAAATCCACACAAGAACACGAATCCACCTCCAAGGTGAAGCACTACCGGGTAAGCCCTGCCGATGCGGGACTCACGCCTTCCTCGCTGAGCGAGTTGCACGCTGCTCCTACTGCGCTCGAGAATGCCTCCATACTGGAAGCGATCCTGCTGGGGGATAAAGGGCCAAAGCGGGATATCGTCCTGTTCAATGCCGGGGCAGCGCTGGTGGTCGCGGGGATTGCCGGAGACTTTCGCGAAGGCGCGGAACGGGCGGCCGAGGCAATCGATTCGGGGGCGGCCTTGCAGACGCTTGCGGGGCTTAGAAATTTCAGTAAGATGGCTGCGCGGGCGTTCTGAAGCCTGTTGCGCTAGCGGAGGTGAATTCGTGCGGAAGACCTGCCTGGGGATTACATTTGCGGTCCTTGCGATGATTACTGCCAACTCGCTCTCGTACGCGCAGCAGATCGAGGTCAACAAAACCAATCGCACCATTGCCGTGACCGCGACCGATAAGGCCACAGCGGACGCTGAGGTTGCCACCGTTCATATCGGATTTCAGATATACGCGGCCGATTCGGCTGGCGCGTATGCGTTGGGATCGAAGACGTCCAATGCCATCTTCACTGCGCTGAAGAAGGCTGGGGTGGAAGAGAGTGCGATTCAAAGCGACGCCCAGAGCGTAGCGCCGGTGCAGCCTTACGAAATGCAGAATCTTCCGGAGGGAGAGAAGGCGCAACGAAAGTTTCAGGTCTCACAAAGTTGGAGTGTGAAGACCCCAGCGAAGAGTGCCGCTTCGGTGCTGGATACGGCGGTGCAAGCCGGCGCGAACCAGAGCGGCCAAATCGAGTGGGATGTTGCGGACCCAAATGCGCTCGAGTCGCAAGCGGCGGAGAGCGCCTTGAAGCGGGCGCATGCCATTGCCGATCAGATGGCCAAGGGACTCGCCGCAACGCTCGGACCGCTTGTCTACGCCAGCAATCAGGTTGCCGAGCGTCCGATGCCGATGATCGCCCGGGCGGGGGCAGGAATGATGATGAAGGCCGACGCTCCCGCTCCGCTGGCCATCAGCTCGCAGAAAGTTACTCGTTCCGCAACGGTGTATGCAGTTTTCGCGATTGAATGAGTTGCTTGAAGCCAAGCCGTATCCTGGCGCATCGTAGAGATGTTCAGCGTATTCTGAATTTTGCGCGCGGTGTTTGCTTGGCCTCGCCTAGGACATTGAATGCCTGTTTATCCATATCGCGATTTGCATCCGACCGCCGAAGCTGAAGAACTTTACCGCCGCTGGCTGAAGTACCTTGACGAAGAATTCACCAAACACAAGCAGCCGGCACTCCGCGCCGAGATTGTTCGAGACAATCTGCACCAACTGTACCTGGGCCGGCCCCACGGCGGTAAATTGAACTTTACGCTTACTTCGGAGCTGCCGGGAAACGTATTACAGCTTTCGCTCGATCCGGCCAACATTACTCTCGAGCCGGAATACTACGGCGATATCGACGTTGAAAAATATGCGGAGCGTAAGCCTCTCATCTATTTCTGGCAGATGTTCGATCGGTCGCCGGTCGGCTTGAACCACTGGCTCGGCTTTCGTTTTCGCTGCATGTTGGGGCGACACATCTTCAAGAGCCTCGGCAAAGGAGTCAAGATTTTCCATGGCGTCGAGTTTAGCTACGGCTACAACTTGACCGTCGAGGATAATGTCGTCATCCACAAATACGTGATGCTCGACGACCGGGGCGAGATCATCCTGCGTAAAGGAACATCATTATCCGATTACGCGGCTGTGTACTCCCACACCCACCACCCGATCAACTCCTCCGATGTGACCAACAAAACAACGGAGATAGGTCCGGACGCGCGAATCACCTATCATGCCTCCGTCATGGCGGGTCAAAAGGTGGGCGAGGATGCAATTGTCGGCGCACAAGCGGTCGTCACCCACACGGTCGAGCCACATTCTATCGTCGGCGGTGTTCCGGCAAGGACGATCAAAAGCAAGGACGATCTCAGGGGCGAAAACGCGGATACTAAACCTGCACAGTAGGCTTGTGGTAGCCCAGCGATTCGAGGGCTGCCATAGAAACTGCGTTCTCCACCGGTTATGCCGGATAAAGTGTTCTGAATGTCCATCCTGTAGCCGGCTGGCATTCCTGATAGCATCTCCTCATTCTGCTGTCCATCCTGTCTGATTGAGGAGAAATATTGCGACTGGCCGCTCTGTCCCTGTCCGCTCTATGCATGGTGCCTGTGGTTTCTGCCCAGCAGCCCGTCGCCTCCACGCTGTTGGGATTTAGTGCGGGTAACGCGAAGAACGAGCTCGATCTCGAAAAACGCTTCCTTGCAATTCCCGATCCCGAACGGATGCGCGTCAGTATGCAGCTGCTTAGCGCTCGACCGCATCATGTCGGATCTCCGTATGACAAGCAGAATGCCGAATGGATCCTGGCGCAGTACAAGCAATGGGGCTGGGACGCGCATATCGAGACATTTCAGGTCCTTTTTCCTACGCCTAAGACGCGAGTAGTGGAGATGGGAGCCTTTCGCGCC includes these proteins:
- the trpD gene encoding anthranilate phosphoribosyltransferase yields the protein MADFKDHLEQVRDLGTSLTRSDASLALQQMLTGEAQDDEIAALLTAMTKRGETVAELTGFAEAMRSLSVPVPLTNEERSQLVDTCGTGGDGKGTFNISTVSALVAAGAGAKIAKHGNRGVTSKCGSADVLEALGVPVSLPVEAAAECLRTTGFTFLYAPLLHPALKRVQAVRKALGFRTIFNLAGPLSNPAEARQQVMGVFAADRVGLVAESMANLGVRHAFVVHGLDGLDELTLSGETLLAEVLGTEKSTQEHESTSKVKHYRVSPADAGLTPSSLSELHAAPTALENASILEAILLGDKGPKRDIVLFNAGAALVVAGIAGDFREGAERAAEAIDSGAALQTLAGLRNFSKMAARAF
- a CDS encoding acyltransferase, which codes for MPVYPYRDLHPTAEAEELYRRWLKYLDEEFTKHKQPALRAEIVRDNLHQLYLGRPHGGKLNFTLTSELPGNVLQLSLDPANITLEPEYYGDIDVEKYAERKPLIYFWQMFDRSPVGLNHWLGFRFRCMLGRHIFKSLGKGVKIFHGVEFSYGYNLTVEDNVVIHKYVMLDDRGEIILRKGTSLSDYAAVYSHTHHPINSSDVTNKTTEIGPDARITYHASVMAGQKVGEDAIVGAQAVVTHTVEPHSIVGGVPARTIKSKDDLRGENADTKPAQ
- the sucC gene encoding ADP-forming succinate--CoA ligase subunit beta, encoding MKIHEYQAKDILAKYGVAVPRGEVANTLDEAIIVGKRLLANGATGLVVKAQIHAGGRGKGGGVKVAKTIDQAEEYAKQILGMQLITHQTGPQGQKVQRLLIEETAAIDRELYLGIVLDRAAAKLVFMASKAGGMEIEEVAAKDPDAIVKAYIDPAIGFQPYQARKLAFALGLKPTQINEAVKFMQGLYNAFVDTDSSLLEINPFITTKDDKLFALDCKINFDDNAIFRHKELKELRDIAEEDPLEVEASKFALNYIKLDGNIACMVNGAGLAMATMDIIQYAGGSPANFLDVGGGANQQQIEQAFAILLSDRNVKAIFINIFGGILRVDVLANGVVQAAKNLDVKVPIVLRLEGTNVEEGRKILKDSGLNFIVGETMQDAAAKVVAAAKGSN
- a CDS encoding SIMPL domain-containing protein, which gives rise to MRKTCLGITFAVLAMITANSLSYAQQIEVNKTNRTIAVTATDKATADAEVATVHIGFQIYAADSAGAYALGSKTSNAIFTALKKAGVEESAIQSDAQSVAPVQPYEMQNLPEGEKAQRKFQVSQSWSVKTPAKSAASVLDTAVQAGANQSGQIEWDVADPNALESQAAESALKRAHAIADQMAKGLAATLGPLVYASNQVAERPMPMIARAGAGMMMKADAPAPLAISSQKVTRSATVYAVFAIE